Proteins from a single region of Bos javanicus breed banteng chromosome 7, ARS-OSU_banteng_1.0, whole genome shotgun sequence:
- the HOOK2 gene encoding protein Hook homolog 2 isoform X5, which produces MSMDKEELCGSLLTWLQTFNVPPPCTSPQDLSSGLAVAFVLNQIDPSWFNEAWLQGISEDPGPNRRLKVSNLKAILQSLVEYSQDVLGHPILEQHLPDVSLIGEFSDPEELGKLLQLVLGCAISCEKKQEHIQRIMTLEESVQHVVMEAIQELMTKDTSDSLSPETYGNFDSQSRRYYFLSEEADEGDELRQRCLDLERQLVLLSEEKQSLAQENSVLRERVGRPEDEGASGLTAKKLLLLQTQLEQLQEENFRLESGREDERMRCVELEREVAELQQRNQALTSLAQEAQALKDEMDELRQSSERAGQLEATLNSCRRRLGELRELRRQVRQLEECNASHAERTRQLEEELRRAGSLRAQLEAQRRQVQELQGKRQEEAMKAEKWLFECRNLEEKYESVTKEKERLLAERDSLREANEELRCAQMQPRGLAQADPSLDPTSPAVGNLAAEILPAELRETLLRLQLENKRLCQQEAADRERQEELQRHLEEANRARHGLETQHRLNQQQLSELRAQVEDLQKALQEQGGKTEDSILLKKKLEEHLQKLHEADLELQRKREYIEELEPPNDSSTRRIEELQHSLQKKDEDLRAVEERYRRYVDRARAVIQTLEPKQQPPGGAPLDLHALRTQLRERDVRIRHLEQMDFDKSRSQREQEEKLLISAWYNMGMALQQRAGEERAPAHAQSFLAQQRLATNARRGPLGRLATLNMRPADKH; this is translated from the exons ATGAGCATGGACAAGGAAGAACTATGCGGGTCTCTGCTCACCTGG cTGCAGACGTTCAATGTCCCGCCCCCCTGTACCAGCCCCCAGGACCTGAGCAGTGGCCTGGCAGTAGCCTTTGTGCTGAACCAGAT AGACCCTTCCTGGTTCAACGAAGCGTGGCTCCAGGGCATTTCAGAGGACCCAGGTCCCAACCGGAGGCTGAAG GTCAGCAATCTGAAGGCGATCTTACAGAGCCTAGTGGAGTACTCTCAGGAT GTCCTGGGGCATCCCATTTTGGAGCAGCACCTTCCAGATGTGAGCCTCATTGGCGAGTTCTCAGACCCAGAAGAGCTTGGCAAGCTGCTTCAGCTGGTTCTGGGTTGTGCCATCAGTTGCGAGAAAAAGCAGG AACACATCCAGAGGATCATGACACTAGAGGAATCCGTTCAGCATGTGGTGATGGAAGCCATCCAGGAG ctcATGACCAAAGACACCTCTGACTCCCTGTCACCAGAAACATATGGGAACTTTGATAGCCAG TCCCGCAGGTACTACTTCCTGAGTGAGGAGGCTGATGAGGGGGACGAGCTGCGGCAGCGCTGTTTGGATCTGGAGCGGCAG CTGGTTCTCCTGTCAGAGGAGAAGCAGAGCCTGGCTCAGGAAAATTCGGTTCTAAGGGAGCGGGTGGGCAGGCCCGAGGATGAGGGCGCCAGCGGCCTCACTGCCAAGAAGCTGCTGCTCCTGCAGACCCAGTTGGAGCAGCTGCAGGAAGAGAACTTCAG GCTGGAGAGTGGCAGGGAGGACGAGCGCATGCGCTGTGTGGAGCTGGAGCGGGAGGTTGCCGAGCTGCAGCAGCGGAACCAAGCGCTGACCAGCCTGGCCCAGGAGGCACAGGCTCtgaaggatgagatggatgaGCTTCG GCAGTCCTCCGAGCGTGCCGGGCAGCTGGAAGCCACGCTGAACAGCTGCAGGCGCCGCCTGGGCGAGCTGCGGGAGCTTCGGCGGCAGGTGCGGCAGCTGGAGGAGTGCAACGCCAGCCACGCGGAGCGCACACGACAGCTGGAGGAAGAACTACGCCGGGCCGGATCCCTGCGTGCCCAGCTAGAGGCGCAGCGGCGACAG GTTCAGGAACTGCAGGGCAAACGGCAAGAGGAGGCCATGAAGGCTGAGAAATGGCTATTCGAGTGCCGCAATCTGGAGGAAAAGTATGAGTCGGTgacaaaggagaaggag CGGCTGTTGGCAGAGCGGGACTCCCTGCGGGAGGCCAATGAGGAGCTGCGCTGCGCCCAGATGCAGCCTCGGGGGCTGGCCCAGGCCG ACCCCTCACTGGATCCCACCTCACCGGCTGTGGGAAACTTAGCAGCTGAGATCCTTCCTGCAGAGCTCAG ggAAACACTCCTGCGACTTCAATTGGAGAACAAGCGCCTGTGCCAGCAGGAGGCGGCCGACAGGGAACGGCAGGAGGAGCTGCAGCGCCACCTGGAGGAGGCCAACCGTGCGCGCCACGGCCTGGAGACGCAGCACCG GCTGAACCAGCAGCAGCTGTCGGAGCTGAGGGCCCAGGTGGAGGACCTTCAGAAGGCCCTACAGGAGCAGGGGGGCAAGACTGAGGAC TCAATCCTGCTGAAGAAGAAGTTGGAGGAACATCT GCAGAAGCTGCATGAAGCAGATCTGGAGCTGCAGCGGAAGCGCGAGTACATCGAGGAACTGGAGCCCCCCAACGACAGCAGCA CCCGGCGTATCGAGGAGCTTCAGCACAGCCTGCAAAAGAAGGACGAGGACTTACGGGCCGTGGAGGAGCGGTACCGCCGCTATGTGGACAGGGCGCGTGCG GTCATACAGACCCTGGAACCCAAGCAGCAGCCACCTGGCGGGGCTCCCCTAGATCTCCACGCCCTGAGGACACAGCTCCGGGAGCGGGACGTCCGAATTCGGCACCTGGAG CAGATGGACTTTGACAAGAGTCGAAGTCAGCGGGAGCAGGAAGAAAAGCTGCTCATCAGTGCCTGGTATAATATG ggcaTGGCTCTACAGCAGCGAGCTGGGGAGGAGCGGGCCCCTGCCCATGCTCAGTCATTCCTGGCACAGCAGCGGCTGGCCACCAACGCTCGCCGTGGACCCCTGGGACGCCTAGCAACCCTGAACATGCGCCCTGCCGACAAGCACTGA
- the HOOK2 gene encoding protein Hook homolog 2 isoform X4 — translation MSMDKEELCGSLLTWLQTFNVPPPCTSPQDLSSGLAVAFVLNQIDPSWFNEAWLQGISEDPGPNRRLKVSNLKAILQSLVEYSQDVLGHPILEQHLPDVSLIGEFSDPEELGKLLQLVLGCAISCEKKQEHIQRIMTLEESVQHVVMEAIQELMTKDTSDSLSPETYGNFDSQSRRYYFLSEEADEGDELRQRCLDLERQLVLLSEEKQSLAQENSVLRERVGRPEDEGASGLTAKKLLLLQTQLEQLQEENFRLESGREDERMRCVELEREVAELQQRNQALTSLAQEAQALKDEMDELRQSSERAGQLEATLNSCRRRLGELRELRRQVRQLEECNASHAERTRQLEEELRRAGSLRAQLEAQRRQVQELQGKRQEEAMKAEKWLFECRNLEEKYESVTKEKERLLAERDSLREANEELRCAQMQPRGLAQADPSLDPTSPAVGNLAAEILPAELRETLLRLQLENKRLCQQEAADRERQEELQRHLEEANRARHGLETQHRLNQQQLSELRAQVEDLQKALQEQGGKTEDSILLKKKLEEHLQKLHEADLELQRKREYIEELEPPNDSSTARRIEELQHSLQKKDEDLRAVEERYRRYVDRARAVIQTLEPKQQPPGGAPLDLHALRTQLRERDVRIRHLEQMDFDKSRSQREQEEKLLISAWYNMGMALQQRAGEERAPAHAQSFLAQQRLATNARRGPLGRLATLNMRPADKH, via the exons ATGAGCATGGACAAGGAAGAACTATGCGGGTCTCTGCTCACCTGG cTGCAGACGTTCAATGTCCCGCCCCCCTGTACCAGCCCCCAGGACCTGAGCAGTGGCCTGGCAGTAGCCTTTGTGCTGAACCAGAT AGACCCTTCCTGGTTCAACGAAGCGTGGCTCCAGGGCATTTCAGAGGACCCAGGTCCCAACCGGAGGCTGAAG GTCAGCAATCTGAAGGCGATCTTACAGAGCCTAGTGGAGTACTCTCAGGAT GTCCTGGGGCATCCCATTTTGGAGCAGCACCTTCCAGATGTGAGCCTCATTGGCGAGTTCTCAGACCCAGAAGAGCTTGGCAAGCTGCTTCAGCTGGTTCTGGGTTGTGCCATCAGTTGCGAGAAAAAGCAGG AACACATCCAGAGGATCATGACACTAGAGGAATCCGTTCAGCATGTGGTGATGGAAGCCATCCAGGAG ctcATGACCAAAGACACCTCTGACTCCCTGTCACCAGAAACATATGGGAACTTTGATAGCCAG TCCCGCAGGTACTACTTCCTGAGTGAGGAGGCTGATGAGGGGGACGAGCTGCGGCAGCGCTGTTTGGATCTGGAGCGGCAG CTGGTTCTCCTGTCAGAGGAGAAGCAGAGCCTGGCTCAGGAAAATTCGGTTCTAAGGGAGCGGGTGGGCAGGCCCGAGGATGAGGGCGCCAGCGGCCTCACTGCCAAGAAGCTGCTGCTCCTGCAGACCCAGTTGGAGCAGCTGCAGGAAGAGAACTTCAG GCTGGAGAGTGGCAGGGAGGACGAGCGCATGCGCTGTGTGGAGCTGGAGCGGGAGGTTGCCGAGCTGCAGCAGCGGAACCAAGCGCTGACCAGCCTGGCCCAGGAGGCACAGGCTCtgaaggatgagatggatgaGCTTCG GCAGTCCTCCGAGCGTGCCGGGCAGCTGGAAGCCACGCTGAACAGCTGCAGGCGCCGCCTGGGCGAGCTGCGGGAGCTTCGGCGGCAGGTGCGGCAGCTGGAGGAGTGCAACGCCAGCCACGCGGAGCGCACACGACAGCTGGAGGAAGAACTACGCCGGGCCGGATCCCTGCGTGCCCAGCTAGAGGCGCAGCGGCGACAG GTTCAGGAACTGCAGGGCAAACGGCAAGAGGAGGCCATGAAGGCTGAGAAATGGCTATTCGAGTGCCGCAATCTGGAGGAAAAGTATGAGTCGGTgacaaaggagaaggag CGGCTGTTGGCAGAGCGGGACTCCCTGCGGGAGGCCAATGAGGAGCTGCGCTGCGCCCAGATGCAGCCTCGGGGGCTGGCCCAGGCCG ACCCCTCACTGGATCCCACCTCACCGGCTGTGGGAAACTTAGCAGCTGAGATCCTTCCTGCAGAGCTCAG ggAAACACTCCTGCGACTTCAATTGGAGAACAAGCGCCTGTGCCAGCAGGAGGCGGCCGACAGGGAACGGCAGGAGGAGCTGCAGCGCCACCTGGAGGAGGCCAACCGTGCGCGCCACGGCCTGGAGACGCAGCACCG GCTGAACCAGCAGCAGCTGTCGGAGCTGAGGGCCCAGGTGGAGGACCTTCAGAAGGCCCTACAGGAGCAGGGGGGCAAGACTGAGGAC TCAATCCTGCTGAAGAAGAAGTTGGAGGAACATCT GCAGAAGCTGCATGAAGCAGATCTGGAGCTGCAGCGGAAGCGCGAGTACATCGAGGAACTGGAGCCCCCCAACGACAGCAGCA CAGCCCGGCGTATCGAGGAGCTTCAGCACAGCCTGCAAAAGAAGGACGAGGACTTACGGGCCGTGGAGGAGCGGTACCGCCGCTATGTGGACAGGGCGCGTGCG GTCATACAGACCCTGGAACCCAAGCAGCAGCCACCTGGCGGGGCTCCCCTAGATCTCCACGCCCTGAGGACACAGCTCCGGGAGCGGGACGTCCGAATTCGGCACCTGGAG CAGATGGACTTTGACAAGAGTCGAAGTCAGCGGGAGCAGGAAGAAAAGCTGCTCATCAGTGCCTGGTATAATATG ggcaTGGCTCTACAGCAGCGAGCTGGGGAGGAGCGGGCCCCTGCCCATGCTCAGTCATTCCTGGCACAGCAGCGGCTGGCCACCAACGCTCGCCGTGGACCCCTGGGACGCCTAGCAACCCTGAACATGCGCCCTGCCGACAAGCACTGA
- the HOOK2 gene encoding protein Hook homolog 2 isoform X7 has translation MSMDKEELCGSLLTWLQTFNVPPPCTSPQDLSSGLAVAFVLNQIDPSWFNEAWLQGISEDPGPNRRLKVSNLKAILQSLVEYSQDVLGHPILEQHLPDVSLIGEFSDPEELGKLLQLVLGCAISCEKKQEHIQRIMTLEESVQHVVMEAIQELMTKDTSDSLSPETYGNFDSQSRRYYFLSEEADEGDELRQRCLDLERQLVLLSEEKQSLAQENSVLRERVGRPEDEGASGLTAKKLLLLQTQLEQLQEENFRLESGREDERMRCVELEREVAELQQRNQALTSLAQEAQALKDEMDELRQSSERAGQLEATLNSCRRRLGELRELRRQVRQLEECNASHAERTRQLEEELRRAGSLRAQLEAQRRQVQELQGKRQEEAMKAEKWLFECRNLEEKYESVTKEKERLLAERDSLREANEELRCAQMQPRGLAQADPSLDPTSPAVGNLAAEILPAELRETLLRLQLENKRLCQQEAADRERQEELQRHLEEANRARHGLETQHRLNQQQLSELRAQVEDLQKALQEQGGKTEDSILLKKKLEEHLQKLHEADLELQRKREYIEELEPPNDSSTRRIEELQHSLQKKDEDLRAVEERYRRYVDRARAVIQTLEPKQQPPGGAPLDLHALRTQLRERDVRIRHLEMDFDKSRSQREQEEKLLISAWYNMGMALQQRAGEERAPAHAQSFLAQQRLATNARRGPLGRLATLNMRPADKH, from the exons ATGAGCATGGACAAGGAAGAACTATGCGGGTCTCTGCTCACCTGG cTGCAGACGTTCAATGTCCCGCCCCCCTGTACCAGCCCCCAGGACCTGAGCAGTGGCCTGGCAGTAGCCTTTGTGCTGAACCAGAT AGACCCTTCCTGGTTCAACGAAGCGTGGCTCCAGGGCATTTCAGAGGACCCAGGTCCCAACCGGAGGCTGAAG GTCAGCAATCTGAAGGCGATCTTACAGAGCCTAGTGGAGTACTCTCAGGAT GTCCTGGGGCATCCCATTTTGGAGCAGCACCTTCCAGATGTGAGCCTCATTGGCGAGTTCTCAGACCCAGAAGAGCTTGGCAAGCTGCTTCAGCTGGTTCTGGGTTGTGCCATCAGTTGCGAGAAAAAGCAGG AACACATCCAGAGGATCATGACACTAGAGGAATCCGTTCAGCATGTGGTGATGGAAGCCATCCAGGAG ctcATGACCAAAGACACCTCTGACTCCCTGTCACCAGAAACATATGGGAACTTTGATAGCCAG TCCCGCAGGTACTACTTCCTGAGTGAGGAGGCTGATGAGGGGGACGAGCTGCGGCAGCGCTGTTTGGATCTGGAGCGGCAG CTGGTTCTCCTGTCAGAGGAGAAGCAGAGCCTGGCTCAGGAAAATTCGGTTCTAAGGGAGCGGGTGGGCAGGCCCGAGGATGAGGGCGCCAGCGGCCTCACTGCCAAGAAGCTGCTGCTCCTGCAGACCCAGTTGGAGCAGCTGCAGGAAGAGAACTTCAG GCTGGAGAGTGGCAGGGAGGACGAGCGCATGCGCTGTGTGGAGCTGGAGCGGGAGGTTGCCGAGCTGCAGCAGCGGAACCAAGCGCTGACCAGCCTGGCCCAGGAGGCACAGGCTCtgaaggatgagatggatgaGCTTCG GCAGTCCTCCGAGCGTGCCGGGCAGCTGGAAGCCACGCTGAACAGCTGCAGGCGCCGCCTGGGCGAGCTGCGGGAGCTTCGGCGGCAGGTGCGGCAGCTGGAGGAGTGCAACGCCAGCCACGCGGAGCGCACACGACAGCTGGAGGAAGAACTACGCCGGGCCGGATCCCTGCGTGCCCAGCTAGAGGCGCAGCGGCGACAG GTTCAGGAACTGCAGGGCAAACGGCAAGAGGAGGCCATGAAGGCTGAGAAATGGCTATTCGAGTGCCGCAATCTGGAGGAAAAGTATGAGTCGGTgacaaaggagaaggag CGGCTGTTGGCAGAGCGGGACTCCCTGCGGGAGGCCAATGAGGAGCTGCGCTGCGCCCAGATGCAGCCTCGGGGGCTGGCCCAGGCCG ACCCCTCACTGGATCCCACCTCACCGGCTGTGGGAAACTTAGCAGCTGAGATCCTTCCTGCAGAGCTCAG ggAAACACTCCTGCGACTTCAATTGGAGAACAAGCGCCTGTGCCAGCAGGAGGCGGCCGACAGGGAACGGCAGGAGGAGCTGCAGCGCCACCTGGAGGAGGCCAACCGTGCGCGCCACGGCCTGGAGACGCAGCACCG GCTGAACCAGCAGCAGCTGTCGGAGCTGAGGGCCCAGGTGGAGGACCTTCAGAAGGCCCTACAGGAGCAGGGGGGCAAGACTGAGGAC TCAATCCTGCTGAAGAAGAAGTTGGAGGAACATCT GCAGAAGCTGCATGAAGCAGATCTGGAGCTGCAGCGGAAGCGCGAGTACATCGAGGAACTGGAGCCCCCCAACGACAGCAGCA CCCGGCGTATCGAGGAGCTTCAGCACAGCCTGCAAAAGAAGGACGAGGACTTACGGGCCGTGGAGGAGCGGTACCGCCGCTATGTGGACAGGGCGCGTGCG GTCATACAGACCCTGGAACCCAAGCAGCAGCCACCTGGCGGGGCTCCCCTAGATCTCCACGCCCTGAGGACACAGCTCCGGGAGCGGGACGTCCGAATTCGGCACCTGGAG ATGGACTTTGACAAGAGTCGAAGTCAGCGGGAGCAGGAAGAAAAGCTGCTCATCAGTGCCTGGTATAATATG ggcaTGGCTCTACAGCAGCGAGCTGGGGAGGAGCGGGCCCCTGCCCATGCTCAGTCATTCCTGGCACAGCAGCGGCTGGCCACCAACGCTCGCCGTGGACCCCTGGGACGCCTAGCAACCCTGAACATGCGCCCTGCCGACAAGCACTGA
- the HOOK2 gene encoding protein Hook homolog 2 isoform X9, producing the protein MRVSAHLAADVQCPAPLYQPPGPEQWPGSSLCAEPDVSNLKAILQSLVEYSQDVLGHPILEQHLPDVSLIGEFSDPEELGKLLQLVLGCAISCEKKQEHIQRIMTLEESVQHVVMEAIQELMTKDTSDSLSPETYGNFDSQSRRYYFLSEEADEGDELRQRCLDLERQLVLLSEEKQSLAQENSVLRERVGRPEDEGASGLTAKKLLLLQTQLEQLQEENFRLESGREDERMRCVELEREVAELQQRNQALTSLAQEAQALKDEMDELRQSSERAGQLEATLNSCRRRLGELRELRRQVRQLEECNASHAERTRQLEEELRRAGSLRAQLEAQRRQVQELQGKRQEEAMKAEKWLFECRNLEEKYESVTKEKERLLAERDSLREANEELRCAQMQPRGLAQADPSLDPTSPAVGNLAAEILPAELRETLLRLQLENKRLCQQEAADRERQEELQRHLEEANRARHGLETQHRLNQQQLSELRAQVEDLQKALQEQGGKTEDSILLKKKLEEHLQKLHEADLELQRKREYIEELEPPNDSSTARRIEELQHSLQKKDEDLRAVEERYRRYVDRARAVIQTLEPKQQPPGGAPLDLHALRTQLRERDVRIRHLEQMDFDKSRSQREQEEKLLISAWYNMGMALQQRAGEERAPAHAQSFLAQQRLATNARRGPLGRLATLNMRPADKH; encoded by the exons ATGCGGGTCTCTGCTCACCTGG cTGCAGACGTTCAATGTCCCGCCCCCCTGTACCAGCCCCCAGGACCTGAGCAGTGGCCTGGCAGTAGCCTTTGTGCTGAACCAGAT GTCAGCAATCTGAAGGCGATCTTACAGAGCCTAGTGGAGTACTCTCAGGAT GTCCTGGGGCATCCCATTTTGGAGCAGCACCTTCCAGATGTGAGCCTCATTGGCGAGTTCTCAGACCCAGAAGAGCTTGGCAAGCTGCTTCAGCTGGTTCTGGGTTGTGCCATCAGTTGCGAGAAAAAGCAGG AACACATCCAGAGGATCATGACACTAGAGGAATCCGTTCAGCATGTGGTGATGGAAGCCATCCAGGAG ctcATGACCAAAGACACCTCTGACTCCCTGTCACCAGAAACATATGGGAACTTTGATAGCCAG TCCCGCAGGTACTACTTCCTGAGTGAGGAGGCTGATGAGGGGGACGAGCTGCGGCAGCGCTGTTTGGATCTGGAGCGGCAG CTGGTTCTCCTGTCAGAGGAGAAGCAGAGCCTGGCTCAGGAAAATTCGGTTCTAAGGGAGCGGGTGGGCAGGCCCGAGGATGAGGGCGCCAGCGGCCTCACTGCCAAGAAGCTGCTGCTCCTGCAGACCCAGTTGGAGCAGCTGCAGGAAGAGAACTTCAG GCTGGAGAGTGGCAGGGAGGACGAGCGCATGCGCTGTGTGGAGCTGGAGCGGGAGGTTGCCGAGCTGCAGCAGCGGAACCAAGCGCTGACCAGCCTGGCCCAGGAGGCACAGGCTCtgaaggatgagatggatgaGCTTCG GCAGTCCTCCGAGCGTGCCGGGCAGCTGGAAGCCACGCTGAACAGCTGCAGGCGCCGCCTGGGCGAGCTGCGGGAGCTTCGGCGGCAGGTGCGGCAGCTGGAGGAGTGCAACGCCAGCCACGCGGAGCGCACACGACAGCTGGAGGAAGAACTACGCCGGGCCGGATCCCTGCGTGCCCAGCTAGAGGCGCAGCGGCGACAG GTTCAGGAACTGCAGGGCAAACGGCAAGAGGAGGCCATGAAGGCTGAGAAATGGCTATTCGAGTGCCGCAATCTGGAGGAAAAGTATGAGTCGGTgacaaaggagaaggag CGGCTGTTGGCAGAGCGGGACTCCCTGCGGGAGGCCAATGAGGAGCTGCGCTGCGCCCAGATGCAGCCTCGGGGGCTGGCCCAGGCCG ACCCCTCACTGGATCCCACCTCACCGGCTGTGGGAAACTTAGCAGCTGAGATCCTTCCTGCAGAGCTCAG ggAAACACTCCTGCGACTTCAATTGGAGAACAAGCGCCTGTGCCAGCAGGAGGCGGCCGACAGGGAACGGCAGGAGGAGCTGCAGCGCCACCTGGAGGAGGCCAACCGTGCGCGCCACGGCCTGGAGACGCAGCACCG GCTGAACCAGCAGCAGCTGTCGGAGCTGAGGGCCCAGGTGGAGGACCTTCAGAAGGCCCTACAGGAGCAGGGGGGCAAGACTGAGGAC TCAATCCTGCTGAAGAAGAAGTTGGAGGAACATCT GCAGAAGCTGCATGAAGCAGATCTGGAGCTGCAGCGGAAGCGCGAGTACATCGAGGAACTGGAGCCCCCCAACGACAGCAGCA CAGCCCGGCGTATCGAGGAGCTTCAGCACAGCCTGCAAAAGAAGGACGAGGACTTACGGGCCGTGGAGGAGCGGTACCGCCGCTATGTGGACAGGGCGCGTGCG GTCATACAGACCCTGGAACCCAAGCAGCAGCCACCTGGCGGGGCTCCCCTAGATCTCCACGCCCTGAGGACACAGCTCCGGGAGCGGGACGTCCGAATTCGGCACCTGGAG CAGATGGACTTTGACAAGAGTCGAAGTCAGCGGGAGCAGGAAGAAAAGCTGCTCATCAGTGCCTGGTATAATATG ggcaTGGCTCTACAGCAGCGAGCTGGGGAGGAGCGGGCCCCTGCCCATGCTCAGTCATTCCTGGCACAGCAGCGGCTGGCCACCAACGCTCGCCGTGGACCCCTGGGACGCCTAGCAACCCTGAACATGCGCCCTGCCGACAAGCACTGA
- the HOOK2 gene encoding protein Hook homolog 2 isoform X10, with protein sequence MTLEESVQHVVMEAIQELMTKDTSDSLSPETYGNFDSQSRRYYFLSEEADEGDELRQRCLDLERQLVLLSEEKQSLAQENSVLRERVGRPEDEGASGLTAKKLLLLQTQLEQLQEENFRLESGREDERMRCVELEREVAELQQRNQALTSLAQEAQALKDEMDELRQSSERAGQLEATLNSCRRRLGELRELRRQVRQLEECNASHAERTRQLEEELRRAGSLRAQLEAQRRQVQELQGKRQEEAMKAEKWLFECRNLEEKYESVTKEKERLLAERDSLREANEELRCAQMQPRGLAQADPSLDPTSPAVGNLAAEILPAELRETLLRLQLENKRLCQQEAADRERQEELQRHLEEANRARHGLETQHRLNQQQLSELRAQVEDLQKALQEQGGKTEDSILLKKKLEEHLQKLHEADLELQRKREYIEELEPPNDSSTARRIEELQHSLQKKDEDLRAVEERYRRYVDRARAVIQTLEPKQQPPGGAPLDLHALRTQLRERDVRIRHLEQMDFDKSRSQREQEEKLLISAWYNMGMALQQRAGEERAPAHAQSFLAQQRLATNARRGPLGRLATLNMRPADKH encoded by the exons ATGACACTAGAGGAATCCGTTCAGCATGTGGTGATGGAAGCCATCCAGGAG ctcATGACCAAAGACACCTCTGACTCCCTGTCACCAGAAACATATGGGAACTTTGATAGCCAG TCCCGCAGGTACTACTTCCTGAGTGAGGAGGCTGATGAGGGGGACGAGCTGCGGCAGCGCTGTTTGGATCTGGAGCGGCAG CTGGTTCTCCTGTCAGAGGAGAAGCAGAGCCTGGCTCAGGAAAATTCGGTTCTAAGGGAGCGGGTGGGCAGGCCCGAGGATGAGGGCGCCAGCGGCCTCACTGCCAAGAAGCTGCTGCTCCTGCAGACCCAGTTGGAGCAGCTGCAGGAAGAGAACTTCAG GCTGGAGAGTGGCAGGGAGGACGAGCGCATGCGCTGTGTGGAGCTGGAGCGGGAGGTTGCCGAGCTGCAGCAGCGGAACCAAGCGCTGACCAGCCTGGCCCAGGAGGCACAGGCTCtgaaggatgagatggatgaGCTTCG GCAGTCCTCCGAGCGTGCCGGGCAGCTGGAAGCCACGCTGAACAGCTGCAGGCGCCGCCTGGGCGAGCTGCGGGAGCTTCGGCGGCAGGTGCGGCAGCTGGAGGAGTGCAACGCCAGCCACGCGGAGCGCACACGACAGCTGGAGGAAGAACTACGCCGGGCCGGATCCCTGCGTGCCCAGCTAGAGGCGCAGCGGCGACAG GTTCAGGAACTGCAGGGCAAACGGCAAGAGGAGGCCATGAAGGCTGAGAAATGGCTATTCGAGTGCCGCAATCTGGAGGAAAAGTATGAGTCGGTgacaaaggagaaggag CGGCTGTTGGCAGAGCGGGACTCCCTGCGGGAGGCCAATGAGGAGCTGCGCTGCGCCCAGATGCAGCCTCGGGGGCTGGCCCAGGCCG ACCCCTCACTGGATCCCACCTCACCGGCTGTGGGAAACTTAGCAGCTGAGATCCTTCCTGCAGAGCTCAG ggAAACACTCCTGCGACTTCAATTGGAGAACAAGCGCCTGTGCCAGCAGGAGGCGGCCGACAGGGAACGGCAGGAGGAGCTGCAGCGCCACCTGGAGGAGGCCAACCGTGCGCGCCACGGCCTGGAGACGCAGCACCG GCTGAACCAGCAGCAGCTGTCGGAGCTGAGGGCCCAGGTGGAGGACCTTCAGAAGGCCCTACAGGAGCAGGGGGGCAAGACTGAGGAC TCAATCCTGCTGAAGAAGAAGTTGGAGGAACATCT GCAGAAGCTGCATGAAGCAGATCTGGAGCTGCAGCGGAAGCGCGAGTACATCGAGGAACTGGAGCCCCCCAACGACAGCAGCA CAGCCCGGCGTATCGAGGAGCTTCAGCACAGCCTGCAAAAGAAGGACGAGGACTTACGGGCCGTGGAGGAGCGGTACCGCCGCTATGTGGACAGGGCGCGTGCG GTCATACAGACCCTGGAACCCAAGCAGCAGCCACCTGGCGGGGCTCCCCTAGATCTCCACGCCCTGAGGACACAGCTCCGGGAGCGGGACGTCCGAATTCGGCACCTGGAG CAGATGGACTTTGACAAGAGTCGAAGTCAGCGGGAGCAGGAAGAAAAGCTGCTCATCAGTGCCTGGTATAATATG ggcaTGGCTCTACAGCAGCGAGCTGGGGAGGAGCGGGCCCCTGCCCATGCTCAGTCATTCCTGGCACAGCAGCGGCTGGCCACCAACGCTCGCCGTGGACCCCTGGGACGCCTAGCAACCCTGAACATGCGCCCTGCCGACAAGCACTGA